GTCGAAGACCTGCTCAAGGACTACGGCATCGAATATTTCATATCCGACACGCACGCGATACTCTACGGCGATCCGCGGCCGCGATACGGCGTCCACGCGCCCGTAGTTTGCCCCAATGGAACGGCCGTTTTTGCCCGCGATGTTGAGACGAGTCAGCAGGTCTGGTCCGCCGAGGTCGGTTATCCGGGCAACGATCTGTACCGCGAGTTTTACCGCGATATCGGTTGGGACGCTCCGCTTGAATACCTAAAACCGCACCTTCACGAAGACGGAAGCCGCCGTCATCTCGGGCTCAAATATTATCGCATTACGGGCCGCGATGTGCCGCAAAACCGCAAGCAACCGTACATCCCCTCGCTTGCCCGAGACAAGGCCGCCGAGAATGCCTCGCACTTTATCGGCGAACGCATCAAGCAGGCAAAACTGCTCCGCGAGACCTTTGAGGGCCATCCGCCGCTCGTCGTAAGCCCCTACGACGCAGAGCTTTACGGCCATTGGTGGTTTGAGGGTCCGCAGTTTATAGATTTTTTCTTTAAGAAGATACATTTCGATCAAAACGAGATCGAATGCATCACACCCGGCGATTTTCTCGACTCGGGCCTGCCCATTCAGGTCCAACAGCCGACTGCATCATCGTGGGGCGAAAACGGCTATTACAAGGTGTGGATCAACGAGGCCAACGCGTGGATGTATCCGTATCAGCACGACGCCGAACGGCGGATGACCGAGTTCGCGAATAAATTCGCCGGGAACGCCGACGCCCTCGTCGGCATGGACGCCGCTTCGGCGGCCAGCGGTGCTCACGCCGGAGGAACCGGCGTTGCAGGCGAGGGCGCCCGCGTTCCGGCCAATCGCATTCTCAACCAAATGGCCCGCGAACTGCTGCTTGCCCAATCGTCCGACTGGGCGTTTCAGATATATCAGGGCACAACGGTCGAATACTCGACCCGCCGCTTTCGTTCGCACATCCAACGCTTCGACCTTCTCGCCGAAATGCTCGACCGTAATACAGATGGCGGAGACGCGAGTGTGAACGAGCGTGCCGAGTCGTACAACCGCGAACTCACTTCCGACGACCTCGCCCTTCTCACCGAGATCGAATCCCGCGACAATATTTTCGCCGAGATCGACTACCGCGTTTATTGCAGCTAGTTCTTTGTCTTCTTTGCGATCTTAGCGTCTTTGCGTGAAATTTCCTCACGCCGATATCGATCAAGGCACGAACGAATTCGGGATCGGCAGATCGCCCGCGATGCCGAATTGTCGGATCAGGGTGCCGGCGGTGGATCGCTGGACGAACCAAGTCGCATTCGATGGCCGGAATACGCCTGCATCCTGCTTGCCGTCGCCGTCATAGTCGCCTGCGACGGGAATGTCGCCGGTTGCTCCGAAGGGGAATGAGTAGAATGAGAGGTCTTCGCTTCGTAGCACAAACCAATTGCCGTCCGCGGGCCGCCAAAACGCGATGTCGGCTTTGCCGTCGCCGGTATAGTCGCCCTGGACCGGCTTGTCGGTCGACGTGCCGAATGTAGCCGCAAAAACCGAGCCGTTCGAACTGCGGCGGATCCACCACTCGGCACCGCTTGCACCGTTTGGCCGAAAGATCGCGATGTCGGCATTGCCGTCGCCGTCGTAATCCGCCGGGACCGGTTTATCACCCGCGGAGCCAAATCCGATGATGTCGGTGCCGCCCGAAGACCGTTGGA
This is a stretch of genomic DNA from Chloracidobacterium sp.. It encodes these proteins:
- a CDS encoding DUF1957 domain-containing protein, encoding MPTGYFSLILHAHLPFVRHPEYPEFLEEDWLYEAITEVYLPLIFIFQSLHEGGMKPRLAMNVSPPLCEMLADPLLQERYTRHLENLLELARKELQRTLAETQEFRDVAQMYVDNLTSSLHLWNDRYGRNLINAFRELQDEGVIEIITCCATHGFMPLISTQESRRAQVRIAVDNYKKHFGRQPRGIWLAECAYEPGVEDLLKDYGIEYFISDTHAILYGDPRPRYGVHAPVVCPNGTAVFARDVETSQQVWSAEVGYPGNDLYREFYRDIGWDAPLEYLKPHLHEDGSRRHLGLKYYRITGRDVPQNRKQPYIPSLARDKAAENASHFIGERIKQAKLLRETFEGHPPLVVSPYDAELYGHWWFEGPQFIDFFFKKIHFDQNEIECITPGDFLDSGLPIQVQQPTASSWGENGYYKVWINEANAWMYPYQHDAERRMTEFANKFAGNADALVGMDAASAASGAHAGGTGVAGEGARVPANRILNQMARELLLAQSSDWAFQIYQGTTVEYSTRRFRSHIQRFDLLAEMLDRNTDGGDASVNERAESYNRELTSDDLALLTEIESRDNIFAEIDYRVYCS